A window of Phragmites australis chromosome 2, lpPhrAust1.1, whole genome shotgun sequence genomic DNA:
GGAAGATGGCTGAATGAACTGTTACTCATCTTTATTGTTTGGAAAGGCACGCTAAAGAATAATTTGAGATGGTCGAGTTGGGCTAAGGCATGGGTTCTGGTCCGAAAGGGCGTGGGTTCAAATCCCACTATCAacattaattattattattattattgctaATTTTGGTTGTTTTTATCAAACTGACCTCCCATTGTCCTCTACCATCACGCATTCAAATGTGGAATTCCTTCTTTTCCTAGTCAATTTCCTTCTGCAATTCGTAGTTTTTTCTTTCCGAAAGTATGACAAGAGCATTGTCGAGTTTTTCATAGGAGAAGAGAATTGATTCAGTTTATAAGGGAAATCGGGCTAAACAACCTCACAACCGTACGGTTGATTTAAGGGCCAACTGGCAGAAAACCCCTGCACGATAGACAAActccataaaaaaaaacatcccaCAAGGACACACTACAGCTACTTGGACATTACAACTGAGCGATTACCTCGTAGGTTATCGCTGACAAGCATAATTGTAGCAACGACTTCCTGCGGTGACCCACAACAGCTGTCTCAACCACCAACTCCGCCATGTGAGGTAGGGGGTATAGCAATGCAATGCGTCATCGTTGTCGAGCTCTATCGCATCCCCTGCGACGTAGCAGCTCCGACTTCAAAACTACATGGCTAGCCCGAAGCACCAAAGACGACCAATAGTGCATAGCAACACCAACGAGGCACCCAAGGGCTTTGAAAGGGTCGATGAGGACGAAGCCGCCGCCGAAAAACCAGGTTCACTCACAAGTCACTACCAACATCAACTCAGGGGCAGGGGGTGTCTCTACAACGATGCCTCCAAGGAGAGCATGATGTTGGCAGATGCCACCATCGCAGTCCAGACATCTGGAGCTAGGTTTTCACCCAGAGAAACCCTTAACAAGGGGGTAGGGGTATCAAGACAATGCCTCCACCAAGGGTAGTGGCGCCAATGACGTCGCCAATGTCAGTGTCGGTAGAAAGTCGAGTAGGGCCTTCGCTCGAGATCCCAATGACCCGCACGACAAAATCAAGGTCGCCCCAACCACGCACGCGCTGGCCCCGAGCCACCACCTAGTCGCCGCACTCCCCGTCGACCGGATTCGGGGGAAAGGAGACAGATCCGACGAAGGGGAGGAGCACATGCGGTGTGAAGAGTCTACGAGGCAAGCATAGAGACGGCTAGCTATTGCGCCACCTCCTGCACAAGCATCTGGAATAGCAGCGACACGACGGAGCAGGACCTGACGAGCACGACGGTAGTGGCCCACATCCAGATCCACCCTcacgaccaacaacatagcgaCCAACCCAGAGGCAACCATTTTAGCAGGCAAGCACTCCATCGCTCCACCGGCGCGATCAGGCGGACCAGTTTTGTAGAGGGACAACAGCCCTCGCGATGGCCCACCGGAGGCTATCGCTGTGGATGTCAATGACCGCAAGAGGAAAGGCCTCCGGGTCCACTTCGTCGTCCTGACGGAGGACAGCGTGGCGCTAGCGGAGCCGCTGCGCCTTTTAGGAGTGCTGGGTGAGCCGCCGAAGAGCCTCATGAACTCGGATCCGGAGATGACCGCCTCCTGGCTGGAGAAGCCAGCGAGCACCAAGAGCATGTGATAATTGTGTTTGTTCTATTTGTTATGGTTTGGAACCTTGGATTTGAACTCGGGTAGTCCTCTTCAGATTCGAATCAGGCTGCCATATAAATCTTCAGTAAACTCGTAATCAGCTATACCTAAATCGGCCGAACACATATCAGGCCCAGCTAAGATTTTCGTTCCCAGTTTCCCACCCACAAGTAATGAATGGGCTGAGAACTGTAAATACGTCCAACATGCAGGCATGTTACCTTTCATTTCTTTTCATACACAGAAGTATGCCAGAATACtccccaaaaaaaaaggaaaatttcaGCATAGTAATGAAATCTGTTGAAATGAACAGAAACACCATCTCGCCTCACATATATCTGTTAACTATGATTCACATATATCTCGTCAGCTACTTATTAGTACGCACTGATGACTAGCATCCAACGAGGAAATGGCTCTGTTCCTACATGCATCGAAACGGCTCATCCATCTGATCTCTATCTAATTGCCGTCTCCCATCGGCACCCAAGAACAGAAGAACTGAACCTTTTTTTAATTACCACCACCTTATTTTTGCTCTGTTTCTTCCTTTCCTAGCTAGTAGTAGGATGAGTTCTTGTGGACGTCGAGGATTGTGAGCATGAGGAGGACGAGGTTGGCGAAGGCGGCGAGCAGGGAGACGATGACGGCGGCCATGGCGCGCTCGCAGAAGCGGTCGTAGACGTTGCACAACTTGGGCCAGCGCACATGCGAGTTGCCGCGCTCCCCGAGGATGCCAAACTGCGCGGCCGCCCCCACCGCGGAGAACAGCAGCGCCAGCGCCACCAGGTCGCCCACCATCACGGCCACCACCGCGCGGCGCCTGCGGCACGCCGCCAGCGCCAATGCCGAGAACGCGCACACCATCGCGTTCGCCACCACGAAGTACCTGCATATGCAAGAACCGCGCGCATAATCACACAAGAAATTCAATTATCCTAGCATCGTCTGCAACAAAACGTCACCTAGCTATAAGCCGGTCCATATCAGTACTTATCATACTTGAAGAAAAGAGTGGGAAGAAAGAGAGCATAACTAAATCTAATACTCGCTCTACTTtaaaataagtgtcgttttagATATTAATATGGTCTTCAAAATATAACTTTATATGataatatgaaaatatttttcaaaacaaatctatctgtatcatttttaaatattcaaacttAGCACATAATAAGTTTATAGCCAAAATTTCAAATATTTGACTACACGCAAtccaaaataatatttattttagattgcaGGAAATAATTTATAACAGAAAATAAGACATAATGTGTGCGAGCATTAAAAATACGAAGAGATAACTCTTGTAGCTAATAAGCTATCTACACTAGACGCTCTGAGTGGAGACTAGTACGTCAAAATCAGGGACTTATTTGGAATGAGCTTTCCAAAATAAATGGACAGACATGAGGCAAATACAGGTGGTGAGTGAAAATGAGTGCGTGGTCTGGTTGTTCCGAATGTTGAATGCATTCACTGTACCCTACGGCCCTACCTAGATCTCCATCACTTTCAGCCTTATTTTCCTCGTTGTCCTTAACCGCTACGTATGTTTTCCTCAGTAAGGCTTTACTACAATTATTTTTTGCTTTCAAGGTGTGTCTAGCTACTACTAGTACTATTGAGTACTGACAGCATCTCTGAGTATGAATCAACCTCTGCAAGTTTAGCGGCTAATAACAGCCGAGCAACCAGCATCGACCGATCAAATCAGATCCAGAGGTGCAGATCCAGACGAGTTGGCATGGAGAGGAATTGAATGGACAGGCGGTAGAGAGAGGAGACGGTCGAGAGGCACACATCGATCTCTGCTCTATCGATCGATCTCCAatgcaagagagagagaattccGGTTAGACCATCTCAACTCATATTTCTTTCAATTAGTTCACTTTTCGATTCTTCTCtcatttctattcttttttttatcttcaaccgTTTTTCTTCGAATTAATTTatgaaaggaaaggaaagaaaatatcgTTCTAAAGtaataaatttagaaattttttcGTAATAGAAATTATGAAGAAAAACTGTTAGAGTGTTGAAATAAATGAAAATCCTTTCGCAAAAAAATTTTGATCCGTGAGAATtttttgaagatgatcttagtaCCGGATGCGATCTACAGGTTGCGTTGGGCATTATTGGCTGGTCCATCATGTTACGGAAATTGTCGGATTTGCCGACGAATATATATCGACACTTGAAAGGCGAAATCAAGCGATCTCGGTGAGCACGACGACGATCCCCAAATCTCTATCCGAAGCGATTTCCGCCTTTATGTAAGAGCCAAACCAGTGGTCGCTCGGGGCTCATCAGGATGAGCGTGTGGGCCGCACCTTGAGTGAGAGGTCACGCACCGTCTCATACTATCTCTGCGCAATAATGGTATGGACGAGCCACCTGGCGCGCCGGAAACGCCGTACATGCATGACTCCATTCGACGCACCAGTTTGCCATATCATAAACTCATCATAATGCATGGCTGCAtgctcgcaaaaaaaaaagataattgtTTCCCGGGTTCTTCCCTATGATATATTGTTCCAAATCCACGAGTCTTCACGTAGATTAGCTCCTCGATAATCTCTTTTCCTATGTCGTTCTAAAGACTTGGTTGATGCATCCAGTATATAGCAATCCCAAAAAAGTATAAATGACATTCTAGTACCTTctataatattcaaaatatataatGTTCCACAATTTTGAATAACTTTAgcataattttttagtcttatcCCCCATtaagtaacttttttttttctaataccAATCTCATTTCTCatacaataaataatattaaaataggGTGAGAGGATCATTTTCTCTTTCACCTTAATACTTACACTCAACTCTAAAACGTTATCTATTTTAACACAGAGAAAGTATTGCAAAACAACCTAAAATTCCAACAACATATTATTGACATATTTACGTagttctagtttttttaaaaaaaaatcatgaattttGCTTTCTGCTTTAACTGATTGGCACCGCGCTCTCGTGCcataatttccaaaaaaaatactattgCGATAACTCTTCCCATTTTAAATGGATTAAGCTAACTTTTTGAGAAATAAATTAGCCGTTTATATACAGGTTTCCACACACCATGCAACTGTAGCGGAAAACTCAAACGTAGCTACTTATCTACCAAGTGACTAAATACACTCGCCTGAAAATCTCTTCCATATATAGTTTCAATCAGTTGCCGCATCCTTGTCTATAATAGTAGTATAttctaaagtttctttttaggTAGGAGAAAGAGAACGCCTTGTTCAGTTGTTTGTACATATACGTGGAATTAAAGGAGAGGCCGACGGAGATGGTTGGGACTGTGGGAGGATGGGAATTAGATCTCGCTCGACATTTCTCGCGTGCCGACGGATGGTCCTCTCGATAGAAAGCATTTTGTTAATTTGTTTCTCGAAGCCTAGCCTAGACTAGAGAGATCCATCAGATATTCAGATGCACCTACTGCAAACGAGGAGAGCACGTacggagaaccatgatgaaccCGGAGCTGTCGAGCACTTATGCAGTATACGGAGCTGGCTCGTATCTTGAACGTACTTATATACGTAcacatttctctctctaggatgGGCGCATATAAATACAGGTAGTTCCCGTCTATGCAGGAAATTACTTGGCACATagttatttcttttttctttttgcgatTTCGGCGCTTAGTTATATGACTACTTAGCTTAATTTgcagataaattatttatttggttATAAAATTGGAGAACCACTAGCTATACTAGCGTTGTATCACGATGAAAAAcggaaaaaagaggaaaaaagaggaaaaaagagagacgAAAGATCGATGTGGACGAAAAGACGAGCTGCATGCACATGCACTTTATCAAATTAACCAGCGTAATTGCTCGAGCTAGCTACCGAGAACAAGAAGATGAGCAATAATTAGTGGAGATCGCTAGACTTACACGAAGGCGGAGGAGTAGGACCACTTAGCGGTGACGGGCACCTGCAGCGGCGGCAGCGTGTCGGCGAGCGTCACCTTGACGGTCGTCGTCTGCCGGTCCACGCCCATCACCACCGCGGCAACCAGCGTCGCCGCCAGCACGAACACACGCAGCGCCACGCCGCACGCGTCCACAGGCGCCGTCCGGGCTCCGCCAGCCCCCGCGGCGCCCGCGTCCATGTAGCTGGCCCGGCGGCTGCTGCCGTTGAAggagccggcgccggcggccacgCCGTTGAAGCCGGGCTTCCCCCTCGAAATCTCCATGGTCCTGGGTAggcgggcggggcggggcgcgTGTGTGCCTGCTGTGGCGGCGGATAGTGTGTGGGCTGTGCCTGTCCTAGTTGAGGAAGGCGAGGTAGTAGAGCAGTGCCAGACGCCAGTGCTGGCTACGGTTCGTCGCGGAATGGTGGCACCGTACGTGGGGTGTTTATGGCGGAAAGACGTGGGGTCACCACGATGGGTATGGTTACCACTCAACACCATAACCGGTTGACAGAATGAGATGGCTGGGTAGTTGGAAGCGATTGTGCTCTCTCACCCAGCTGGGTTCGATCACACGGAACCGGCTGTCTCATCGggaattatttttcaaaaattaaatCTCTAGTCTCAACCGTTACCTAACTTCGCCGACCTCTTTACAGATATATGATGTGTTTATGTTATAAATGTAATATATTAATGTGTGTTTAGACGGGTATTGAGATACTATAATTTATGATCTAATgttaaaactttaaaaaaacaaGATAGCTAGATTGCAACACCATACACAACTgcatattatattaaaaaacagaagtaatacatatactaaCAGAAACATCTTATCACCACTTACACCGTCACGCTTAAAATACGCTGAGGCTAAAATCATCTCtaatagatacttaaaaattcatcccctataatactattacagtattctctaatactattacagtatttcttatttttttatcttcaacagctacctTATTTCCTACTTTCaattactctcctcctcctctcgaaTCCACGTGTATATGCTATAAACAGTGATATAAGCTCCCGTATCCATCCGCAAAAATGCTGCCGCCCACCTCTCATCCGTAACATTGTTTACCTGATACGAATTCTGTTGAAGGTGGATAACGGATGTCACCTTCCGTCATTTTATTGTAGCACTCGAAAAAAATGATGCGAAGTCCTTAGAGATAACCTAACACCAGACAACTAGACTAAGAAAAACATGAAACATCAGATTACAACCACATGACAATGCGACCATCCAGAGGGGCAAACTCAAAAGG
This region includes:
- the LOC133901393 gene encoding CASP-like protein 1E1; amino-acid sequence: MEISRGKPGFNGVAAGAGSFNGSSRRASYMDAGAAGAGGARTAPVDACGVALRVFVLAATLVAAVVMGVDRQTTTVKVTLADTLPPLQVPVTAKWSYSSAFVYFVVANAMVCAFSALALAACRRRRAVVAVMVGDLVALALLFSAVGAAAQFGILGERGNSHVRWPKLCNVYDRFCERAMAAVIVSLLAAFANLVLLMLTILDVHKNSSYY